The Deltaproteobacteria bacterium nucleotide sequence GGATGTCGTGACGGTCGGCGTACTCGGGCACGACGCGTCCGGCCAGCGGCATCTCGGCAGCACGCTCGACGTCGGCGACGAGGCGTTCGACCCAGCGCATCGCTGCGGCGGGGTTGTCCGCCGCAATGTAGTCACCGATGGCCGCGAGGTCGTCCTTGGCTCGATCGGACCACTGGATGTC carries:
- a CDS encoding type II toxin-antitoxin system RelE/ParE family toxin, translated to MTGGEQEPRRPLDIQWSDRAKDDLAAIGDYIAADNPAAAMRWVERLVADVERAAEMPLAGRVVPEYADRHDIREVLRRTYRIVYRVRAEAIEVLTIFEGHRLFPEGVVRDALDDEG